In a genomic window of Candidatus Bathyarchaeum sp.:
- a CDS encoding bifunctional 5,6,7,8-tetrahydromethanopterin hydro-lyase/3-hexulose-6-phosphate synthase: MSGYDGKKPETQEEFIQLLAQAKKQERKIRKKRGSRSTKPTIKGTADIMGIHRDTLYQWMRDFDVDFSDVDETEVTSEQSIKKNEPTYLIGEALMGEGTEIAHIDLMIGDKSGPVGTAFANGLSNLSAGHTPLLAVIRPNLPPKPHTLLVPKVTVKNMADAGKIFGPAQAAVAKAVADSVEEGVIPEDKVDDWVIVCSVFIHPQAKDYRSIYHYNYSSTKLAIQRAMDNYPSLEKVMYEKDRAKHPIMGFNVPRLWRPPYLQIALDVANVERAKQIVNELPESDRLILEVGTPLLKKEGIGVVRKLREVAKDMFIVADLKTLDVGQVEVDMSFEETADAVVVAGLATTETIDKFIAEAKRLGIYAVMDLMNVTDPIEKLKSLKRLPDVAILHRAIDAEATGKTRWDIIKEMRETFKGKKFLVAVAGGITPQTAPEALANGADIIIVGRYITQSKDVERATREFLKSTKEMTQDIDLFRVHVE; this comes from the coding sequence GTGTCGGGTTATGACGGTAAAAAACCAGAAACACAAGAAGAATTTATTCAATTACTTGCACAAGCAAAAAAACAAGAAAGAAAAATTAGAAAAAAACGTGGAAGCAGATCCACAAAACCGACAATCAAAGGTACAGCAGATATTATGGGAATTCATCGTGACACGCTGTATCAATGGATGCGAGATTTTGATGTTGATTTTTCAGACGTAGATGAAACAGAAGTCACTTCAGAACAATCAATAAAGAAAAATGAGCCAACATACCTGATTGGTGAAGCCCTAATGGGCGAAGGAACAGAAATTGCCCACATAGATTTAATGATTGGGGACAAGTCAGGTCCAGTTGGAACTGCATTCGCTAATGGTCTGTCGAATTTGTCGGCTGGACACACACCTCTTTTAGCAGTTATTCGCCCTAATCTTCCACCAAAACCCCATACTCTTCTTGTGCCAAAAGTTACAGTTAAAAACATGGCGGATGCAGGAAAAATCTTTGGTCCCGCACAAGCAGCGGTCGCAAAGGCCGTTGCTGATTCTGTTGAAGAAGGCGTGATTCCTGAAGACAAAGTGGATGATTGGGTGATAGTTTGTAGTGTCTTTATTCATCCACAAGCTAAAGATTACCGTAGCATCTATCACTACAATTATAGCTCCACCAAACTGGCCATACAAAGGGCAATGGACAACTACCCATCATTGGAGAAAGTTATGTATGAGAAAGACAGAGCTAAACATCCAATCATGGGATTCAATGTGCCAAGACTATGGAGACCACCTTACCTGCAAATAGCACTGGACGTTGCTAATGTAGAACGAGCAAAACAAATCGTCAATGAATTGCCTGAAAGCGACCGGCTCATCTTAGAAGTTGGAACACCTCTGCTTAAGAAAGAGGGAATTGGCGTTGTCCGCAAATTACGAGAAGTAGCAAAAGACATGTTCATAGTAGCAGACCTGAAAACACTAGATGTTGGACAGGTTGAAGTTGACATGTCTTTTGAAGAAACTGCAGATGCAGTCGTAGTAGCAGGATTAGCAACAACCGAAACCATTGACAAGTTCATCGCAGAAGCAAAACGGTTAGGCATCTACGCAGTAATGGATTTGATGAACGTAACAGACCCAATTGAAAAACTCAAATCCCTCAAACGACTGCCAGACGTCGCAATTTTACACCGAGCAATAGATGCAGAAGCGACTGGAAAAACTCGCTGGGATATTATCAAAGAAATGCGTGAAACCTTTAAAGGTAAAAAGTTCTTGGTAGCGGTTGCCGGCGGAATAACTCCACAAACAGCCCCAGAAGCATTAGCAAATGGCGCAGACATCATCATTGTTGGACGATACATCACCCAATCCAAAGACGTAGAGCGAGCAACACGAGAATTCTTGAAGAGCACCAAAGAAATGACTCAGGACATAGACCTATTCAGGGTCCACGTCGAGTAA
- a CDS encoding Rid family detoxifying hydrolase yields MSDRKTIFTKNAPTPVGPYSQAVCVDHLVFVSGQIPIDPKTSQIVEGGIEQQTVQVLENIKSILESLHLAMSDIVKTSVFLSDFADFKSFNAVYSRYFENNPPARTTVQAGLMSNVLVEIDAIAKKS; encoded by the coding sequence ATGTCTGACAGGAAAACTATTTTCACAAAAAATGCTCCCACGCCTGTAGGCCCCTATTCACAAGCTGTTTGTGTTGATCATTTGGTTTTTGTTTCTGGACAAATTCCGATTGATCCAAAAACTTCGCAGATTGTTGAAGGTGGGATAGAACAACAAACTGTTCAAGTTCTTGAGAATATAAAATCGATTCTTGAAAGTCTTCACCTTGCTATGAGTGACATTGTTAAAACTTCTGTGTTTCTTAGTGATTTTGCTGATTTTAAGTCCTTTAATGCAGTCTACAGTAGATACTTTGAAAACAATCCGCCTGCACGAACTACAGTTCAAGCCGGTCTTATGTCTAATGTGTTAGTAGAAATTGATGCGATAGCTAAAAAATCTTAA
- a CDS encoding TatD family hydrolase, whose protein sequence is MKFVDAHVHLADKAYVQNLEEIIDEARGLGVVALVANSTDLETSKRSIKLAQEHPDHVYATMGIHPWNTKQLKPNEVKETVDLIVENKQKLLAVGEIGLDATYSGTGEPTEIQAQVFQEMLSTAEKASLPVIIHSRGATEQVVNMLPSYQIDKVILHWFSQPHSLISTIVDRGYYITEGPAAVFSGSIKKVIKAIPLTKLMTETDGPVRFRAKPFNGKLTTPSDIPRIVEAIAELKELDKTVVAGQIYENFVKFFGVKGVRDKRHDVGTIYNTDESMENT, encoded by the coding sequence ATGAAATTTGTTGATGCTCACGTTCATCTTGCAGACAAGGCATACGTGCAAAATCTTGAAGAAATCATAGATGAAGCAAGAGGTTTGGGCGTTGTTGCTTTGGTTGCTAACTCTACAGATTTGGAAACAAGTAAAAGGAGCATCAAGTTAGCTCAAGAGCATCCTGACCATGTTTATGCCACAATGGGAATTCATCCTTGGAATACGAAACAGTTGAAACCAAATGAAGTTAAAGAAACGGTTGATTTAATTGTAGAAAACAAACAAAAACTTCTTGCAGTTGGCGAAATTGGATTAGACGCTACATACTCCGGAACAGGAGAGCCCACAGAAATTCAGGCGCAAGTTTTTCAAGAAATGCTGTCTACAGCTGAAAAAGCTTCATTACCAGTTATAATTCATTCCAGAGGGGCTACGGAACAAGTAGTAAACATGCTTCCATCATACCAGATTGATAAAGTTATTCTTCATTGGTTCAGTCAACCCCACAGTTTAATATCAACAATTGTGGACCGCGGTTACTACATTACTGAAGGCCCAGCGGCAGTGTTTTCAGGGAGCATCAAAAAGGTCATCAAAGCAATACCATTAACGAAGCTTATGACTGAAACTGATGGACCAGTCCGTTTCAGAGCAAAACCATTTAACGGCAAATTAACAACCCCCTCAGACATCCCAAGAATAGTTGAAGCAATTGCTGAGCTCAAAGAATTAGATAAAACCGTAGTTGCGGGGCAGATTTATGAAAATTTTGTGAAGTTTTTTGGCGTTAAAGGCGTAAGGGATAAAAGGCATGATGTAGGGACAATTTATAACACTGATGAAAGTATGGAAAATACATAA
- a CDS encoding 30S ribosomal protein S17e, giving the protein MGTVRTEQIKRIARELLDKYPHKFSADFEKNKILVNEYTNISSTKVRNKVAGYTARLASTVYGYDDSEEDTNQE; this is encoded by the coding sequence ATGGGAACAGTTCGAACTGAGCAAATAAAAAGAATAGCACGAGAGTTGTTAGACAAATATCCACACAAGTTTTCGGCAGATTTCGAAAAGAATAAAATCCTTGTCAATGAGTATACAAACATTTCTTCAACAAAAGTCAGAAACAAAGTAGCAGGATATACTGCAAGATTAGCAAGCACAGTTTATGGTTATGACGACTCTGAAGAAGACACCAATCAAGAATAA
- a CDS encoding MoaD/ThiS family protein produces MQVNFLGIYQRIAGKKTVNLKLKKHSTIRNAVIELAEKVSEEFKQVLIDSQLDEPRPKALILIDGKEISVLQGLETKINQSEQITLIPMVHGG; encoded by the coding sequence GTGCAAGTAAATTTTTTGGGCATTTATCAAAGAATTGCAGGAAAAAAGACTGTTAATTTAAAACTAAAAAAACACTCAACTATTAGAAATGCAGTAATTGAACTTGCAGAAAAAGTTTCAGAGGAATTCAAACAAGTTTTAATTGATTCTCAACTTGATGAACCTAGACCAAAAGCACTTATTTTGATTGATGGAAAAGAGATTAGTGTATTACAGGGACTGGAAACAAAAATTAACCAATCTGAACAGATTACGCTAATCCCAATGGTACATGGTGGCTAA
- the rimI gene encoding ribosomal protein S18-alanine N-acetyltransferase: protein MVLEVKYKFRQFQPSDLDGVVRINRECLPENYSNLFFINLHKRFPATFIVAEVNDSIVGYIMCRVETGIPSFKVLGITRKGHVISIAVLPEHHRKGIGYSLVNEATKAMSFYKAKECYLEVRESNLSAISLYKKLGFKIARTIKNYYADGEDAFVMAKDFSSEDE from the coding sequence GTGGTTTTGGAAGTTAAGTATAAGTTCAGACAGTTCCAGCCTTCAGATTTAGATGGCGTTGTTAGAATAAATCGTGAATGTCTTCCTGAAAATTACTCTAACCTGTTTTTCATTAATTTACATAAACGATTTCCTGCAACTTTTATTGTTGCCGAAGTCAACGATTCTATTGTTGGTTATATCATGTGTCGAGTTGAGACAGGTATTCCCAGTTTCAAAGTTCTTGGAATCACCAGAAAAGGGCATGTAATTTCGATAGCTGTTTTGCCCGAACATCATAGAAAAGGAATTGGTTATTCTCTTGTCAATGAAGCAACAAAGGCAATGAGCTTTTACAAAGCAAAAGAATGCTATCTAGAAGTTAGAGAAAGTAATTTGAGTGCAATATCTCTTTACAAAAAACTCGGATTTAAGATTGCACGTACAATAAAAAACTATTATGCAGACGGAGAAGATGCCTTCGTCATGGCAAAGGATTTTTCGTCTGAAGACGAATAA
- the radA gene encoding DNA repair and recombination protein RadA — MAEDNNIKNLPGVGPATASKLASAGLTTSEALSVTPPKEITEKTGIGFNTVLKIVKAAREQLGIDFITAEDLWKKRQDMKRVTTGSENLNKLMGGGIETQAMTELIGEYGVGKTQICLSLCVRVQLPEEQNGLNGKVVYIDTEGTFIPERIFQIAESLGLDPHETLNNIFLARAYNSSHQEVLTEHLFKFCPENNVKLVVVDSMIGHFRGEYVGRENLSERQQKLNSQLHKLIRLTEAYNISVVITNQVQANPTAFFGDPNKPAGGNVMAHASTHRVYLRKGGKGTRLATVIDSPYLPEEKVRFKITEKGVEDAEED; from the coding sequence TTGGCAGAAGATAACAATATTAAAAACCTTCCCGGAGTTGGACCTGCAACAGCATCTAAATTAGCATCTGCAGGATTAACAACATCTGAAGCACTTTCTGTAACACCACCTAAAGAGATAACAGAAAAAACCGGAATAGGTTTCAACACAGTTCTAAAGATTGTAAAAGCAGCCAGAGAACAACTAGGAATAGATTTCATCACTGCAGAAGACCTTTGGAAAAAAAGACAAGACATGAAAAGGGTCACAACAGGATCAGAAAATTTGAACAAACTAATGGGCGGCGGAATAGAAACACAAGCAATGACCGAACTAATAGGCGAATACGGAGTAGGAAAAACACAAATTTGTTTATCCCTTTGTGTAAGAGTTCAACTTCCTGAAGAACAAAATGGATTAAACGGAAAAGTCGTGTACATAGACACAGAAGGAACATTCATCCCAGAACGAATCTTCCAAATTGCTGAATCATTAGGACTAGACCCTCATGAAACATTAAATAACATATTTCTTGCACGGGCATACAACAGCAGCCACCAAGAAGTGTTAACTGAACACCTTTTCAAATTCTGCCCAGAAAACAATGTAAAATTAGTTGTTGTTGACTCAATGATTGGACACTTCCGAGGAGAATATGTAGGCAGAGAAAACCTATCAGAAAGGCAACAAAAACTTAACAGCCAACTACACAAATTAATACGATTAACAGAAGCTTACAATATTTCAGTAGTAATTACAAACCAAGTTCAAGCTAACCCTACAGCATTCTTTGGAGACCCAAACAAACCAGCTGGTGGAAATGTAATGGCCCATGCATCAACACATAGAGTTTACTTGCGAAAGGGTGGAAAAGGAACAAGACTTGCTACAGTGATTGATTCACCGTATTTACCTGAAGAAAAAGTAAGATTCAAAATTACGGAAAAGGGCGTCGAAGACGCAGAAGAAGATTGA
- a CDS encoding RPA12/RPB9/RPC11 RNA polymerase family protein, with amino-acid sequence MEFCSSCGKRMVMKRTKDGAVFICPVCKCKKTKEPEVKTVGPKKPRETIVVIGKEDQGLNANPTAEIKCPKCENNLAYTWQVQTRSGDEGATQFFRCTKCNHTFRLYT; translated from the coding sequence ATGGAATTTTGTTCTTCATGTGGAAAACGGATGGTTATGAAACGAACTAAAGACGGCGCAGTTTTTATTTGTCCTGTTTGTAAATGCAAAAAAACCAAAGAACCTGAAGTTAAAACTGTTGGTCCAAAAAAGCCACGTGAAACAATTGTAGTCATCGGAAAAGAAGACCAAGGTTTGAATGCAAATCCTACTGCAGAAATTAAATGCCCTAAATGTGAGAACAACTTGGCTTACACTTGGCAAGTGCAAACTCGTTCAGGTGATGAAGGAGCAACGCAATTCTTTAGATGCACAAAATGTAACCACACTTTTAGGCTCTATACCTAA
- a CDS encoding molybdopterin-binding protein, with protein MTEKLNRNTHTINFALIICNSILYEKFRKNQQFSNPLSDLIDNLVTSAGYAVVSIQFLPDDRVMLGKQVGNVITSESVDAIIVCGGTGLRISEITLECLRPLMVKTMPGFAEIFRKLIYEKIGLRAITLRALAGITDHEKVLFCIPESLDSVKLVITQLILPDIENILEKVQKS; from the coding sequence GTGACTGAAAAACTGAACAGAAATACGCACACAATCAATTTTGCTTTAATCATCTGTAATTCGATACTTTATGAAAAGTTCAGAAAAAATCAACAATTCTCTAATCCTTTAAGTGATTTAATTGATAACCTTGTTACTTCAGCTGGTTACGCTGTAGTTTCAATTCAATTTTTGCCTGATGACCGTGTCATGCTTGGAAAACAAGTAGGTAATGTTATCACCTCTGAATCTGTTGATGCAATAATTGTTTGTGGCGGAACCGGACTAAGAATTTCAGAAATAACCTTAGAATGCTTACGACCATTAATGGTTAAAACAATGCCCGGATTTGCTGAAATATTTCGAAAACTTATCTACGAAAAAATTGGTTTGAGAGCAATAACTTTGCGTGCATTAGCCGGAATTACCGATCACGAAAAGGTGCTTTTTTGCATTCCTGAGTCTTTGGATTCTGTTAAGCTGGTTATCACGCAACTGATATTGCCTGATATTGAAAACATCTTAGAAAAAGTACAAAAATCGTGA
- a CDS encoding winged helix-turn-helix domain-containing protein, giving the protein MAIEEVFSSKGRVKILRILSEIGELNISEIARRAGLNYATTNQHLELLESNKLVRHKTFGRIRIFRYNEENPRALMIRQLMENWEQTK; this is encoded by the coding sequence ATGGCAATTGAGGAGGTTTTTTCTTCAAAAGGACGAGTTAAAATTCTTAGAATTTTATCTGAAATTGGAGAATTGAACATTTCTGAAATTGCACGACGCGCTGGATTAAACTATGCCACTACAAATCAACATTTGGAGCTATTAGAAAGCAACAAACTTGTTCGTCACAAGACTTTTGGGAGAATACGCATTTTTCGTTATAACGAAGAAAATCCTAGAGCATTAATGATTAGGCAACTAATGGAAAATTGGGAGCAGACTAAATAA
- a CDS encoding ORC1-type DNA replication protein: MSRYSSVFKDEIKLDINYVPDQLLHRKLQLNLLNQFFRFTVENPGRMTQRALIMGNIGTGKTVLSQHFGLSIVKEAKQRKINLNYVHINCRECKGSLFMILQRTISKFYPNFPRRGYSAEELLQALMQILDDKDAYLILTLDELESLVQNEGSDPLYNLSRIQEDRIDSPKRLSLICILRQDEQLDSLDPSTRSTLQRNIIRLPDYSESQLEDILADRVNLAFMDGAVPSQSLTLIAELGNSEQGNARYSIELLWRAGKYADASELREVTPECVRKAVASVYPVVRRDMIVELSLHEKLFLLAVARYFKQTDSAYVSMGEAEESYELVCEEYEEKPRGHTQLWKYVNSLSTTGIIETMLSGVGQRGKTTMIGLSRVPASDLEQEITKVMSQKGRYN, encoded by the coding sequence ATGTCTCGGTACTCCAGTGTTTTCAAAGACGAAATTAAACTCGACATAAATTATGTTCCAGATCAGTTGCTTCACAGAAAACTTCAACTCAACTTATTGAATCAATTTTTCCGTTTTACTGTGGAAAACCCCGGAAGAATGACTCAACGAGCTTTGATAATGGGAAACATTGGAACTGGGAAAACTGTTCTTTCTCAACATTTTGGTTTAAGCATCGTAAAAGAAGCAAAACAACGCAAAATCAATCTTAATTATGTTCACATCAACTGCCGTGAATGCAAAGGCAGCCTGTTTATGATTCTTCAACGTACAATATCAAAGTTTTATCCTAATTTTCCTAGGCGTGGTTACTCCGCAGAAGAACTCCTGCAGGCCTTGATGCAAATTCTTGATGATAAAGACGCCTACTTGATCTTGACTTTGGACGAATTAGAATCGCTTGTTCAAAATGAAGGCTCTGACCCATTGTATAATTTGTCGCGCATTCAAGAAGACAGAATTGATTCCCCTAAACGATTATCTCTTATTTGCATTCTTCGTCAAGACGAACAACTTGACTCTTTAGACCCCAGCACAAGAAGCACCCTTCAACGTAACATTATACGGTTGCCTGATTACTCAGAATCTCAACTTGAAGACATTCTCGCAGACAGAGTAAATCTCGCATTCATGGATGGTGCTGTGCCTTCTCAGAGCTTAACACTAATTGCTGAGTTAGGAAACTCTGAACAAGGAAACGCCCGTTATTCTATTGAACTTTTGTGGCGGGCAGGAAAATATGCTGATGCTTCAGAACTTCGAGAAGTTACACCTGAGTGTGTCAGAAAAGCAGTTGCAAGTGTTTATCCAGTTGTACGCCGAGACATGATAGTTGAACTTAGTTTACACGAAAAATTGTTTCTTTTAGCTGTGGCACGTTACTTCAAACAAACAGATTCTGCTTATGTTTCCATGGGCGAAGCCGAAGAATCTTATGAACTCGTATGTGAAGAATATGAAGAAAAGCCTCGTGGGCACACTCAACTGTGGAAGTATGTAAACTCTCTTTCTACTACTGGAATAATTGAAACCATGCTTTCTGGAGTGGGTCAACGGGGAAAAACAACAATGATTGGTTTATCGCGGGTTCCAGCCTCTGACTTGGAACAAGAAATTACGAAAGTAATGTCCCAAAAAGGACGGTACAACTAA
- a CDS encoding GIY-YIG nuclease family protein: MANVDSKLVSQFSTCGVYTLLLFVSHEVTVTAGKLGKQKFPRGYYTYTGSALGKGASLKNRISRHLKKEKKMFWHIDYLLANKSVSVRLIVVAETKKKIECKVNCYLKDTSGAKILVKGFGASDCKNNCESHLLYFPDNAEPKKLIREHVKNLQELQGVLSVIVIK; the protein is encoded by the coding sequence GTGGCAAATGTTGATTCAAAGTTGGTTTCACAGTTTTCAACGTGTGGAGTTTACACTTTGTTATTGTTTGTATCACATGAAGTAACAGTAACTGCAGGAAAACTTGGCAAACAAAAATTTCCAAGAGGATATTATACGTATACTGGCTCAGCATTAGGTAAAGGTGCATCTTTAAAAAATCGGATTTCTAGACATTTAAAGAAAGAAAAAAAGATGTTTTGGCATATCGATTATTTATTAGCGAACAAAAGCGTTTCAGTTAGATTAATTGTTGTGGCAGAAACCAAGAAGAAAATTGAGTGCAAAGTTAACTGCTACTTGAAAGACACGTCTGGAGCAAAAATTTTGGTTAAGGGATTTGGGGCTTCTGATTGCAAAAACAATTGTGAAAGTCATTTGTTGTATTTTCCAGACAATGCAGAGCCAAAAAAATTGATTCGGGAACATGTTAAAAATCTACAAGAACTGCAAGGTGTTTTGTCTGTTATTGTAATTAAATAG
- a CDS encoding rhomboid family intramembrane serine protease has product MSSKIAIFSYLLIAVNIIVFIRSITNPESYNTLIATYGLVPAQIMSGNNLLSLVTSMFLHADLIHLGINMIFLLLSADAVERELGNFRFLGLYLVCGIIAGLFHAYLNSSSTIPTIGASGAIFGILAAFAILFPFRWSLKLFGFIPLPLPTLLVVFITILTETAYVTSGIVENIAHTAHIGGFLAGFFLTLTIIPKKRNRKK; this is encoded by the coding sequence TTGTCCTCAAAAATTGCAATATTTTCATACCTACTCATTGCAGTGAACATTATCGTTTTCATCCGAAGCATCACAAACCCTGAATCCTATAATACGCTCATCGCAACTTACGGACTAGTTCCCGCTCAAATAATGAGTGGAAATAATCTTCTTTCTTTAGTAACTTCGATGTTTTTGCACGCGGACCTGATTCATCTTGGAATCAACATGATATTCTTGTTGCTAAGCGCGGATGCAGTAGAACGAGAGCTAGGGAACTTTCGATTTTTAGGTCTCTACTTGGTATGTGGAATTATTGCTGGACTTTTCCACGCCTATCTAAACAGTTCAAGCACAATACCCACAATCGGAGCTTCTGGAGCAATCTTTGGAATCCTAGCAGCGTTTGCAATTCTTTTTCCTTTCCGCTGGTCCCTTAAACTTTTTGGCTTTATTCCTCTGCCCCTTCCTACACTTCTGGTTGTTTTCATAACCATATTAACAGAAACTGCATATGTGACCTCGGGAATCGTTGAAAACATTGCCCACACCGCCCATATTGGAGGCTTTTTGGCGGGATTCTTTTTAACCTTGACCATAATCCCCAAAAAACGAAATAGGAAAAAATAG
- a CDS encoding histone deacetylase, producing the protein MNQTTKTVLVYSPKYLLHKTGSDHPEVPSRLRVIKKELKKSGILTNKNCLLVEPEPASIDDLKLVHDVGYIHVIKQVCSCGGGMLDKEDTVVSSESYEVARLAAGGVLKAVDLVMNKKCNNGFAFVRPPGHHAGSNYPMGFCVFNNVAVAAAHLLKNYGLERILILDIDVHHGNGTQEIFYNNKKVLYISIHEDPIDFPLTGFADEVGEGKGQGYSVNVPLPYGSDDKIYLTAFNDVVAPIINQFQPQFILISAGFDSHYKDPIGNLYVSSRSYMKIFDFVLEAASKFCQGKVVAVLEGGYDLAHLGKLACGVIAKMAEIPYSFTDKPYCASLKVRKKATKMLSQIEKVQMKFWNITQETFVKKC; encoded by the coding sequence GTGAATCAAACGACCAAAACAGTTCTGGTGTATTCTCCAAAGTATTTGTTGCACAAAACTGGATCAGATCATCCTGAGGTTCCATCTCGGCTCAGAGTGATTAAAAAGGAACTGAAAAAAAGTGGCATCCTAACAAACAAGAACTGTCTTTTAGTTGAACCAGAACCAGCAAGCATTGACGATTTGAAATTGGTTCATGATGTGGGTTATATTCATGTGATTAAACAGGTTTGCAGTTGTGGCGGAGGAATGTTAGACAAAGAAGACACCGTGGTGTCCTCTGAATCATATGAAGTAGCTCGTTTGGCTGCGGGGGGTGTTTTGAAAGCAGTTGATTTGGTGATGAACAAAAAATGCAACAACGGTTTTGCATTTGTTAGACCCCCAGGGCATCATGCAGGCTCAAATTATCCTATGGGTTTTTGTGTTTTCAACAACGTCGCTGTAGCTGCAGCCCATTTGCTAAAAAATTATGGTCTTGAACGCATTCTGATTTTAGACATTGACGTCCACCATGGAAATGGAACCCAAGAAATTTTTTACAACAACAAAAAAGTACTGTACATAAGCATACACGAAGACCCAATCGACTTTCCGTTAACGGGCTTTGCAGATGAAGTCGGCGAAGGCAAAGGACAAGGATACTCTGTTAATGTTCCCCTTCCTTACGGGTCAGACGACAAAATTTACTTAACAGCATTTAACGACGTTGTAGCACCAATAATAAACCAATTCCAGCCCCAGTTCATTTTGATTTCAGCTGGATTTGACAGCCACTATAAAGACCCAATAGGTAACTTGTATGTTTCATCACGTAGTTACATGAAAATTTTTGATTTTGTTTTGGAAGCTGCCTCAAAATTTTGTCAAGGAAAAGTTGTAGCAGTTCTAGAAGGAGGCTATGATTTAGCGCATCTGGGGAAACTTGCTTGTGGGGTAATTGCAAAAATGGCTGAAATTCCATATAGTTTCACGGATAAACCATATTGTGCAAGTCTAAAAGTGAGAAAGAAAGCAACGAAAATGTTGAGTCAGATAGAAAAGGTACAAATGAAGTTCTGGAATATTACACAGGAAACGTTTGTCAAGAAATGTTGA